The window TTAGATTATGTTCCATTCTGACCACAAAGTTTCCTACCTTTTAGGTGTATTTTTCTCTGGTCCAAATTGCACTTCTTAATAGTTAATCTCATTTATTCTAATCATTAATTTATCCCACTCATTTGACATTTCAAATTTCTCCCAAGTGCCTCCCTCCCTATACCTCCCTCTCCAAGCCAAGCTATCTTTAAAAACTGTCTTCGGCTCTATGGAATTTCATTAAGAGTCTGTGACCATGGAAAAGtaagtgtttttgtctttttcctactGTTTTTATCATCCCATCAAGGTATTAACATGAAAAAGATAACATTCGAAAAAGAAAGATTCAGATCATTAAAGAAACTGCTAAATTATCCCTAAAACCATGACTAAGTAACAAGATCTGGGATTAATAGTAGTGTTTTCTCATCTATTGATCCATTTTAATCAGAAAACTTGATTTTGGAGATACTACATTAGAACACATTATCTCTGAACAGCTGGGATACAAAGAACTCAGATATAAGACAGTAAATGGTGAAATATTTAGATTCTAAATTTAAAGTGACATTGAGAACTGCTTAGAAATCAATACTGTAGCAACAGCTATCTCATTAAATAGGTAAGGCATTAAGACAGGAAAACCGCACAATCACATTTTCCAACAAAATAGGATTTTGAGAAACTGCTTTTGCTACTCGTTGGAACTCTTATCCTAGTTGAAATCAGTCTGTGGAAAATCAGCTTTAGTAAGGGTCCTAACTGGAGTCTGGGTCCTTCAAGCTTCCCACAAGGGTAAGAGGATCTTTAAATCAAATAATTCTATTGCAGAGATGGAAACACTGAATAAGTACTAGAGGGGAgaatctgaataaaaatgaacagcCTTACTGATAAACTTGAGCCTGTTTTTCAGTTATTAAATTCAACTCCCCCCTCTACGAGCCATGAATATTCAACTAACATAAACCAGTATCTTTTACTAGCTTcaaaattgtgtgtatatatatatatatatatatatatatatatatatatatatatatatatatatattttaatgctgGCCTAGCTGCAAAATTTATAAAGCCATTGGCAATGAGACATAAAGAAAGGTGAGGTTTCTGTCAAGAGCTGTAGGCTGGTACACACAATTTTACAAATACTAAAATAGCATTTTAGCAGGAGGGGGTGCCAAGTTTATGATTTTACGATTTTAGGAAATCACTTTGCAATAGCTTAGGATACCCATTTAATTACGAAAATGAGTTCAGGGGGGATGATCTAAAGCAGCATTTGGGAAGTCCCTGTTTCAGGATATCTGCAAATCTGCTTTGACCGTGGCATTAACATATAAGGTCTGTACCTTCCCCTCCAAATGGGAACCGCTTCTGCCTAGCTCCATACACGGAAAGCACTGGGCCAAAGACTCATGTGGTATTTATAATCCGACATGTTGAGTTGTACACTCACACAGCAAGGCAAAATAGTACAAACTTAATcactaaaaattctttatttttaactttttggctGTTTGGGTAATTCATTTCAAGGAACAATAGTGGGCAACAAATAGAagggcttatttatttctttgacagtaaatatattttcttccaattaaTAATATCTAATTTCTCATGagttactaagaaaaaaaaactcactgtaaatgttaaaaataagagaaaactcaAATGATACTtcaagattttataattttcaaattctgtCAAAGATTACTTCTtgaaattccaattaaaaaaaacttaattaaaaaagcaTTATATGTTCCGCTATCATAGGTATCTagtcaaaaatatgaaaaagaatcaaaaatgttttttcattttcatttaaagctCCATAGAGCTCAGAAACTAATAAATCTGTTAATTTAGAAGAGTCAATACTGGGGAAGGAGTTTATCAAACTCCAAGataattttcagtaaaaataacaCTAAGGCTCAAATTTCAAGTCAATAGAAATGATATCAGATATAAAGCACATTCACTACGAAGAACTAGACAACTAATAAGtagctatatattttaaaaaagatgactGAGGATGGGGACAAGTGGGGAGGCAGACAGTGGCGACCTCTGGAAGATGGAATCTCTTCTCTCTGCTGGtcctagaagagaaaagagacaccAATAAGCATCAACACACTGTCCGAATTCCTCCCCACCCGAGACCCAGCAGTCCACAGGTGTTTCTCAACCTGACAGCCAACTTCACCTTCATAGATGGTATTCAGTGCCAAGAGGATGTCAAAAACACCACCCTATCCTGACTTGATTACAGCtgccttaagaaaaataaagactaccCAAAGTACTATTTATAGCTATTATCTATATCAAACGGGGCCTAAAGCAGCTGGGTTGAAAGTCATACTCCTTTTTATTAAGACTAGCTTTCCAAAACTATTGCACtcaactattttaaattataaagagaCAATTAAATATAATCTAAAAGATCTGAATTATCCCTTTGCTTGCACACATTTGTACAAAGCAAGTGGCTACAAGCAGATGTTTGGGTTATAACCGTTGTGACTCTCAATCAACGCACATGGAGAGGATTGGGGTGATGGGTCCTTTACACCAAGTTGACAAAGGGAAATTCAACAACTTATACAATTTGGAAAAGATTATCCTCACTCCACAAAGAAGCTCTAGAACAAATGAAACTCAAAACATAATTACCTAGAGTGACTAGAGTACATAATACCTTCAGTTCTGCAATTCAAACAGCATTCTACAGAATCTGCTTTCCCTAGGGAGTACAGCTGGTAATTCCAAAACAACTGGCAAATCCTTGCAGACACCATACAGCTTTCACAACCAGAACTCAGAATCAGTTACTTTCTCCTGTCTTTGTGGAAGAGCTAATCACTGGAAACACGTCTAAAGTAAACCCAAtatgaaatattctttattattttagtcACTCAAGCCTGAggcaaatatatgtataaaatgatgagttaatcaattaaaatgaaataagtacTAGCTATGTTTCcacattattattactttctcCCAGGTATTGTGCTGCTCACTGGGGATgcaaaaaataagatacaatctCTGAGCTCATAGAACTGCCGTGAACGTGCAATACTGGAAGCCCTGAAAGTCTGAAAACTGAATCTCTTGTCGACTCGCTGGCTCTGGGTCAAGGgaatatatttttagattcttAAGCCTAAGTCTGCAACTCCAACAAGTGGATGACGGCAACGCGAAGAGGCCGGGGCACCACTGTGTAGAAGAGTTAAAACCACAACACGTTTCGTATGCGCAGTGTACTAGCTGGCAACAGGGTCCAAAGAGATGCAATGATTCTAAGACTGACTACTTCAATGTTAACATTGAAGAAGTTCAGGAAGCACCACACAGAAAAAGACTGAGAAATCAAGATTATGTTTGATTTTGTGAAATCGCTACGAATTTTAGGGCTGAAGGAGACCTCGGAGTTCCCATCAACAAAGGAATTCAGAATCCCAAACACGAGCAAACCATCTGAACAATGCCCACTCCTTTGTTTACAAAACACAACAATAACCAAACCAAAGCAACCGCTAGAAACGAGAAGACCACCTGTTTTTAGGGCACCTTTCCTGAGGGCCTCCAATGTCTTCCTAAATCACTCCACTGTACCTGCTGCAAAGTAAGAATATTCTTGGCGCCAGAGCCCAAAGCCGATCTCGTCCGAGTTGCCCGACTTGAGGTCGACGCGACCAGTCCGCGAGGCCCGCAAGGTCAAGTTCGGAGCCTAGGCAGGCCTCGCCCCCCAGCCCTGCGGAGGCGCGCGGCCGCCCGAGCCTCTGGCCTGACGCGGGAGAGCTCGGCCGGCGCCAGCAGCCCGCGCCTCGGCGCCTCGCCGCCCCGCCCGCAGCCCGCGGCTCCGCACGCGTGGGCACCCACATCCGAAGACAGCGAGCGTCCGGGGCGCTCGTACCTCACGCCGCTGCTCCGAAAACCCCGGGACGCGCAGCCGGTTGCTCCCGGCGCCCCCAGGGGCAGCACCACGCTCCCGCCGAGCATCAACACGCGGCCCAGGCGACGGCGGAGCAGGGAAAAGCCGCGGGCCGGCACTGCCATGGCCGCGAATCGCCGGCTTCCGGACGGAGACTCCACCTCCCGCCGCTGCGGTCCTTGCAGCTGCAGGCCGGGCTCCGCCCCCACGCGGCCGGGCCGGAGAGCGGGTCCCTGCGGCAGCGGGTTCCGGGCGCCATGCCGGGGCGGGGCCCGGAGCCAAactcagggctgggggcgggCCCGAGAGACACTGGGAGGCGGGGCCAGGAACCAAGCTCTGAACgggacgggggcggggcagaaGAAACTCCGGGACTGGCAGGAGCTGGGCGAAGACCCTGGCCGCGGGCTGTGCgaagtgtgtgggaggggggcgggagggcagTCTCTGAGACTGGTGGCTTGCGATGTGGCTTCTCACCCACCTGACACACCTTTGATCTTCCCTTTAGACACAGGTAAGGCGTCTAAAGTAATCACTCTAAGCAGCATGCCTTCTTTTTCCGTAGCCAGACTTCTGGCCTACCACCTCCGAGGCTATGTGATTTAAAGCCAGAAGGATGTTACTGCTTGTTTCGTACCCCACTTAGTACGATCTTGGGATATCTGGgaactggagagagaaaaaaaaaaggtgtgagtgtgtggagggaggagggggacctGGCTGAAGAAGGCCTGAACTTtagaatttctgttgttctacCTTATCTCcatatttggaaggaaaaaaccGTTTTCCAGAGT is drawn from Panthera leo isolate Ple1 chromosome B1, P.leo_Ple1_pat1.1, whole genome shotgun sequence and contains these coding sequences:
- the MTHFD2L gene encoding probable bifunctional methylenetetrahydrofolate dehydrogenase/cyclohydrolase 2 isoform X1, with the protein product MAVPARGFSLLRRRLGRVLMLGGSVVLPLGAPGATGCASRGFRSSGVRTSREKRFHLPEVATVCLPTCPHPQSSFLKYIATY